In a genomic window of Paracoccaceae bacterium:
- the nusA gene encoding transcription termination factor NusA: MAITSANQLELLQTAEAVAREKMIDPVLVIEAMEESLARAAKSRYGAEMDIRVAIDRKTGRATFTRVRTVVEEEELENYQAEFTVEQAKQYMENPEVGQQLVEEVPPVEMGRIAAQSAKQVILQKVREAERDRQFEEFKDRAGTIINGLVKREEYGNVIVDVGAGEAILRRNEKIGRESYRPNDRIRVYIKDVRREQRGPQIFLSRTAPEFMAELFKMEVPEIYDGIIEIKAVARDPGSRAKIAVISYDGSIDPVGACVGMRGSRVQAVVNELQGEKIDIIPWNEDQPTFLVNALQPAEVSKVVLDEEAGKIEVVVPEEQLSLAIGRRGQNVRLASQLTGLDIDIMTEEQESARRQAEFELRTKLFMDNLDLDEFFAQLLVSEGFTNLEEVAYVELEELLVIDGVDADTAAELQARARDVLEAQNKAALENARALGVEDSLVEFEGLTPQMIEALAKDDVKTLEDFATCADWELAGGWTTTDGERTKDDGVLEPFDLSLEEAQNMIMTARVMLGWVDPAELEAAAEEEVESEENAEEAEV; this comes from the coding sequence ATGGCCATTACATCTGCAAACCAACTTGAGTTGTTGCAAACCGCCGAGGCTGTGGCGCGTGAAAAGATGATCGACCCGGTGTTGGTGATCGAGGCGATGGAGGAATCGCTCGCCCGCGCAGCGAAATCTCGTTACGGCGCGGAAATGGATATTCGCGTTGCGATTGACCGCAAGACCGGCCGTGCGACATTCACCCGTGTGCGGACCGTGGTCGAGGAAGAAGAACTGGAGAACTATCAGGCGGAGTTTACCGTCGAACAAGCCAAGCAATACATGGAAAACCCCGAGGTTGGTCAGCAGCTGGTCGAGGAAGTTCCGCCGGTGGAAATGGGTCGGATCGCCGCACAATCCGCCAAGCAAGTGATTCTGCAGAAAGTCCGCGAAGCGGAACGTGATCGTCAGTTCGAAGAGTTCAAAGATCGTGCGGGCACAATTATCAATGGCCTGGTCAAGCGTGAGGAATATGGCAACGTTATCGTGGATGTGGGGGCTGGCGAAGCCATCCTGCGCCGCAACGAAAAAATTGGCCGTGAATCCTATCGCCCGAATGATCGCATTCGTGTTTACATCAAGGACGTGCGCCGCGAGCAGCGCGGGCCGCAGATTTTTTTGAGCCGTACCGCACCTGAGTTCATGGCCGAATTGTTCAAGATGGAAGTGCCGGAGATCTATGACGGCATCATCGAAATCAAGGCGGTTGCCCGTGATCCTGGATCGCGCGCAAAGATTGCGGTGATTTCTTATGACGGGTCGATTGATCCGGTTGGTGCCTGCGTTGGTATGCGCGGCAGCCGTGTTCAGGCGGTGGTGAATGAATTGCAGGGTGAAAAAATCGACATCATCCCCTGGAACGAAGACCAGCCCACATTCCTTGTGAACGCGCTGCAGCCTGCGGAAGTGTCCAAGGTTGTTCTGGATGAAGAAGCCGGAAAAATCGAGGTCGTTGTGCCTGAAGAACAGTTGAGCCTTGCCATCGGCCGTCGTGGACAAAACGTGCGTCTGGCGTCGCAACTGACCGGTCTGGATATCGACATTATGACCGAAGAGCAGGAAAGCGCGCGCCGTCAGGCCGAATTTGAACTGCGTACCAAGCTGTTTATGGACAATCTCGATTTGGACGAGTTCTTCGCGCAACTTCTGGTGTCCGAAGGATTCACCAATCTGGAGGAAGTTGCTTATGTCGAGCTCGAAGAACTTCTGGTGATTGATGGCGTGGATGCGGATACGGCTGCAGAACTGCAAGCGCGTGCGCGTGATGTTCTTGAAGCGCAAAATAAAGCGGCACTGGAAAATGCCCGCGCGTTGGGTGTCGAAGACAGCCTGGTTGAATTTGAGGGGCTGACTCCCCAAATGATTGAAGCATTGGCCAAAGATGATGTCAAAACGCTCGAAGATTTTGCAACCTGCGCGGATTGGGAATTGGCCGGGGGCTGGACGACAACAGATGGTGAGCGCACCAAGGACGATGGTGTTCTGGAGCCCTTTGATTTGTCTTTGGAAGAGGCGCAGAATATGATTATGACGGCGCGTGTTATGTTGGGTTGGGTTGATCCGGCAGAGCTTGAAGCGGCCGCTGAAGAAGAAGTTGAAAGCGAAGAAAACGCGGAGGAAGCCGAGGTCTGA
- the rimP gene encoding ribosome maturation factor RimP, translating into MTNDLIAKAAIDRRMAEIITPVIEDLGFELVRVRLMSGKSTILQIMADKPEGGIEVDDCAVISQAVSAILDVEDPILDEYTLEVSSPGIDRPLTRLKDFEMFEGYEAKIETGELIDGRRRFKGALAGIENNEVLINLDEGTIGLKFDWLSDAKLVLTDDLIKEMLRQRKASGAIDETKFDEIETETSAEGDQ; encoded by the coding sequence AAGCTGCCATCGACCGCCGCATGGCCGAGATCATCACTCCGGTGATCGAGGATCTGGGGTTTGAGCTCGTGCGCGTGCGTCTGATGTCGGGAAAGTCGACTATTTTGCAGATCATGGCGGATAAACCTGAAGGCGGTATCGAAGTCGATGACTGTGCTGTGATCAGTCAAGCAGTGAGTGCAATTCTGGACGTCGAGGATCCTATTTTGGACGAATACACATTGGAAGTGTCCAGTCCGGGGATAGATCGCCCCCTGACGCGTCTGAAAGACTTTGAGATGTTCGAAGGATATGAAGCAAAGATCGAAACGGGTGAATTGATTGATGGGCGCCGCCGATTCAAAGGCGCACTGGCCGGTATTGAGAACAATGAAGTTCTGATCAACCTTGATGAAGGTACGATTGGCCTGAAATTTGACTGGCTGTCGGATGCCAAACTGGTTCTGACGGACGATCTGATCAAGGAAATGCTACGCCAGCGCAAAGCGTCTGGCGCGATTGATGAAACCAAGTTTGATGAGATAGAGACGGAAACGTCTGCTGAGGGAGACCAATAA
- a CDS encoding RNA-binding protein, translating into MGRGGAPKDHDDGPERKCIATGEVQPIFGLIRFVAGPDGQIFPDILGKLPGRGIYVSAQRTALEKAVKKRLFARGAKQPVTVPENLVAEVERLMVRRVVELISLQRKAGKAVAGYEKVKNWLQMEEAEVLIQAIDGSGRGKSKLSTPHYGTYIGCLTADELGLAFGRQTVIHGALASGGLTQRVVEEAQRLKGVRENEGGNGHSKG; encoded by the coding sequence ATGGGTCGCGGTGGCGCTCCAAAAGACCACGATGATGGTCCCGAACGCAAGTGCATTGCAACGGGCGAGGTGCAGCCGATATTTGGGCTGATCCGCTTTGTGGCCGGACCAGACGGGCAGATTTTTCCGGATATTCTGGGAAAACTGCCGGGACGTGGTATTTATGTTTCGGCGCAACGTACCGCGTTGGAGAAGGCCGTCAAAAAGAGGCTTTTCGCGCGTGGAGCAAAGCAACCGGTGACTGTCCCGGAAAACCTCGTGGCGGAGGTCGAACGGCTGATGGTGCGGCGCGTGGTCGAGTTGATTTCGCTGCAACGCAAGGCAGGCAAGGCGGTTGCAGGATACGAAAAGGTTAAGAACTGGCTTCAAATGGAAGAAGCTGAAGTCTTGATTCAGGCGATCGATGGGTCTGGACGCGGGAAATCAAAACTGAGTACGCCTCACTATGGAACGTACATCGGTTGTTTGACTGCAGATGAATTGGGTTTGGCATTTGGACGCCAAACTGTGATACATGGGGCGCTCGCCTCTGGTGGACTCACTCAACGTGTTGTAGAGGAAGCCCAGCGACTAAAAGGCGTGCGCGAAAACGAGGGTGGCAACGGCCACTCGAAAGGATAG